A window of Macrotis lagotis isolate mMagLag1 chromosome 1, bilby.v1.9.chrom.fasta, whole genome shotgun sequence genomic DNA:
AATTATTGAGACTGAAAGCGTTCATCAGCCCCTCCCCCTAATTTTATAcataggaaaactgagacccagaaaaaggAAAGGTCTGGAAAAGAGTAATCATTCATTCCTACCTAAAGCATTTATGCCAACTAAGTTAGGCGTTGAATGTGcaaagaacaaaatgaatgaatCCCTCTCTTCGAAGAGTTGACTTTATTAGAGGGAGATgaatttatatttgtgtgtgtgtatatatatatatatatatatatatatatgtatatatgtgttatattgtatgtatgtacatttatatatttgtattgcGTATGTATAGCctttcttttccctggaagaaatgAGAATTACAATTTAGACTAGAGTGACCACAGTGAGAGACCTGATGAATAGAATGAGTCACCGACTTTTAGACCTTGGAAAATTTAGACTGTGATCCTTAGAATATAATCTCTCAGAGGGAGAGGAATTACAAAACAAAGCGCACAGagtgtcagaactggaagaaatcctaggagagagagaatataagatTCTGTAAATACCTAATccaggaggaggaagggaagcagTAAGAGGAGGCATAGGGAAAGGAGGTGGAGATGTGGGAGGAGGAACAGGAGGAGGAGCCACCAGCAGCGGAGGCGAGTGGAAGGTGGGTGCTGCGCTGAGCAGAGAAGCTGGGATCAAGGCTGCCTCAGCCTAAGCAGGTCGGGAGAGAAGGAAGGCTTGAGGCCGCAGTTGAAGTAGggcaggaaagagaagggagctGGGGCCCGGACTGAGTGTGCACGGCTGCATCTGAAGATGGAGGTCATGGGCGGACAGGCCCCTGCTGGGGCAGGAGGTCTGGCAGCCGTAAACATGGGGCCCGAAGCCCTCATCCTAGCTGTGGCAGTGGCTGGGGCTGGAGGAGGGCCGTCCCCTACGACTGCGGGGAGCGGATCGAACCCAGAGACCGATACATGGACGTGGACTTGGACATGGAAGGGGGAGTGGTCAGGGCAGGACATAGCACTAGGCCCCACGTTGGCGGCTCTGTTGCTACTGTACGCTGCGTTGTGGGCTAGTGTGGTAGAGCTGAGATGGAGGGTCCTGGACCTGGCTCAGCAGCAGGAAGAAGAGCCGGAGCCGGAGGCAGGGGCAGAGGACAGGGCAGACACAAGGAGAGAAACAGAGGCAGGGGCAGAAGCAAAGCAGGTGCCGGAGCGGGAGCCTGAGCAGGCGCCCGAGCTCCAACAGAAGCCAGAAGCCGCGCCCGAGGTGGCAGCGGAGGCAGAGGCCGGGGCAGAGCTGGAGGAGCCGCGGGCACCTTCGGGTGCCTGGGCCCCAAAGGGATCTGCATCTTTATGCGAGATCGGGCcctggacccaggtgcccctgcTGGGCATGGGCGCCCGCCCTGGGGGACTCGCAGGGGTAGTGGTTGCTGTCCGCTCGGGGCTGGTGCTGAAGCTGACGACGTTGAATGCCAGAGCCAGGGCTTTGCTACTGCCCGGCTCACAACAAGCGAGCCTAGACCAGGGCGGCACCCGCCGCCTGCGTCCTCTGGGAGTAGATGTGCTTGGCACGGACAACCGCGGGAACAATGGTCGCTTCTTCCCCAGGCTTGGGGCCTTCCAGGAGCAACTGCTTCACCTACTGGAGCAGGAGGCCTGGCGAGCAAGAACCAACATCCTCGTCTTCTTGGACGCCAAGGTGAGGCTATCAGTTGGGTGGGCCAATTTCTGGGGCTGTCTTAGCCATCCCTCAAGTGCTCCTAGGATCCTATAACTAATAAATCCTCACTACCACAAGGCTGACATCGGTATCTGCCTGATGCAAAGATGAGGATGGTCAGGACAAAATTAAGTTGGGGAAGTACAGGAGGAGAGACTGTCTTTAAATCCCTCAAAATAGTAGATATTATCCCCTGACCTTCTTATCTTCCTGGACACCAAAATGAGGGAACCGGCATTGAAGATCAGTGACCTGAGGGATCTGGATGTGAGCCATTCATAGAGACAGTCATCCATGCTTCCTACTCATGCCCCACCCCCTCACTGCAGAGGGTAGGATGGAGAGATTTGCATGGAATCCTAAGATTTATTTGTTAGACACTCACAAAATGGAccataaaacattttgaatttttatgtCAGTCTActatatttgattttcacaacaactaGTATAGATTATacaagtattatccccattttatagagccTTAGATTAATTAAATAACTCCCTCACAGAGGCAATGATAGATGATAAATGGCCCCCAAAGCCCTCCCACTCCATATTGACCCTTTTCAGGGAGATGACATCATCTGCATTATTTTATTGTAATAAGCCCTACTAGGGGCCcccaaatcattttatgaaatttggaaatactttttattcttatttggcTTTGCTTTCATTAGTATTTGCCTTCATGGGATTTTTTCCTCTAACATCCCTAGCTTATATCAGGCTCcatatttcataaatgaaaactcCCCAAATTTAAATCCCAACCCTCCTTTGAAGGAGGGAAAATGAAACATCCCCCCCCTCAATTCTAACTCAATTTACacaataaaaagggaaatgatgtccacagagaaattatttttttgacaTACTATACTGGTGAGCTTcaatctcctttcttcctccaa
This region includes:
- the LOC141512576 gene encoding uncharacterized protein LOC141512576, with protein sequence MGPEALILAVAVAGAGGGPSPTTAGSGSNPETDTWTWTWTWKGEWSGQDIALGPTLAALLLLYAALWASVVELRWRVLDLAQQQEEEPEPEAGAEDRADTRRETEAGAEAKQVPEREPEQAPELQQKPEAAPEVAAEAEAGAELEEPRAPSGAWAPKGSASLCEIGPWTQVPLLGMGARPGGLAGVVVAVRSGLVLKLTTLNARARALLLPGSQQASLDQGGTRRLRPLGVDVLGTDNRGNNGRFFPRLGAFQEQLLHLLEQEAWRARTNILVFLDAKLMKKIYHQFFNDYKMDGDPKMSGLSLQQLLEILLSCKKITTTYIKRNNIAVTVEGEDPHLLSFGTGSGENLRPRGLESNEELATNMTTLGDHRDVFQSLSANTKQSREIVEEFKSDGLLCAHFE